One Xenopus tropicalis strain Nigerian chromosome 8, UCB_Xtro_10.0, whole genome shotgun sequence genomic window carries:
- the LOC105945951 gene encoding coiled-coil domain-containing protein 77-like: MDFSPHRGMHEGRSPSLQDTTMSSSHTQKNRGDSTPLPPINERLAFLRPSRELLEYYRKKIAEFDEEHEDLVKQLEQYKATFEEQVSMRPC, encoded by the exons ATGGACTTTTCACCCCACCGTGGCATGCATGAAGGAAG GTCTCCTTCCCTTCAAGATACCACCATGAGCTCCAGCCACACCCAGAAGAACCGAGGGGACTCCACTCCGCTGCCTCCAATCAACGAGCGCCTGGCTTTCCTGCGGCCGTCCAGAGAGCTGTTAGAGTATTACCGCAAGAAGATCGCTGAGTTTGATGAGGAACACGAGGATCTGGTAAAGCAACTGGAGCAATACAAAGCTAcctttgaggagcaggtcagtatgcGCCCTTGCTAA